From the Terriglobales bacterium genome, the window AAGGCGGCCTGCGCCGACTGGGCGCGCGACTTCGAGACTTGGAGCAAGAAGGAAGGCGTCACGAACGCCGTGGTCACGCTCCCGAAGCCGTGGCAGGTCGAGGTGTCGGGCGACCGCGCGTATGTCGTCGCCCCTGCAAAGATCACCTTCCTGCAGCACGGAAAACGCGGCGGCGAGAATAACTCGGTGTTCACGGCTGCGCTGCAGAAGGGTAAGAGCGGCTGGCGCATCACCGGGTGGACGTGGTCCAAGCGCTGACGGCGCGGTTTGACTTGGTCGCGCGCGGCTCTCTAGACTAGCCAGTTAGTCCGCAGGCCGTTTTCCGCAGAGGAGACGCATGGGCTGGCTGCACAACAAGTTCGAGAAGAACTTCCTCATCACCACGGTCGACTACGTGTTCAACTGGGCGCGCAAGTCGGCGCTTTGGCCCATGACCTTCGGGCTGGCGTGCT encodes:
- a CDS encoding nuclear transport factor 2 family protein, giving the protein MRRLISLMFLVTLMAAPLAATEQADVMKVVNQFVDGFNKGDTKSALATCASPAFIIDEFPPYAWQGKAACADWARDFETWSKKEGVTNAVVTLPKPWQVEVSGDRAYVVAPAKITFLQHGKRGGENNSVFTAALQKGKSGWRITGWTWSKR